In the genome of Pungitius pungitius chromosome 5, fPunPun2.1, whole genome shotgun sequence, the window CCCACATAGTAGTACATTAAACTCTAGATGTTAAAGTTGTACTAGTACATTAAACTCTAGATATTGTACTAGAGTATAATACAGTTTACTTAGATGTCATATATGAGTTGTACATAAAATCAGCCGTTACCCCCCCGGACGGCCTGGTACACCCGCTCCGGGTCCCTCATCAGCCCGCAGAGCGACACCAAGGCCCGCAGCCGCACGTCCGCTTCCGGTCGCGTCAGCTCACCGAACAGCTGCGGCACCGCCAGCCGGCCGAAGGCGACCGGGGCCCGGGTCCAGAGCTTCGGGGGACCGGTCATCCGCCCGCCTATGACCAACGAAACAGGCTAGTGAGAGAGCTAAGCTAGCCCTGAGCTAAGTGGGCTAAGTGGGCCGAGGGAACGGGGAGAAATGCAGCAACGCCGTTGCTTAGTAACCATATTTAGGAGGTTGGTGTAAGCGACGTCACATCCGGATGACGTAAACGTGATCGGAAGCTAGCTAACTAGCGTCAGCTAACTAGCATTAGCCACAACGCAAGTTTTACAACACGGAGGCGGTTTTACAGCTTTCAAATGGAAGCTTAATGTTTCATCAGTCGTTTTGTGGGTTTATATCTTTGAATacaaaatcaattcatttttccACTTATTAATGTCTTAAATCCAAAGTCACACTGTAacatgaatggaaaaaaacttttattgtTCATGTCTTCAAAAGTGACACAATGACGTgactaaataatataaatgtttgaaGAGGAAACAGATGAACGACACTCAGAGTTTAGAACTAAAAccccaaagaaaaacaagaaatagTTGAGTTTCTGACGTCAtattcaaaaaggaaaacatgtgaTGCATTTATGTGCatctatttcttcttcttcttgctcttctTGCCTCCTTCTCCCTGCTGAGAGCTGGtatctcctcctccactcttcTGAGTCCGGGTCTTTAGTTTAGGGATCATCTCTGCTACGTAGAACATCACCTCTCTACCTGAAGGAGTAAGAACATAGAACATCACCTCTCTACCTGAAGGAGTAAGAACATAGAACATCACCTCTCTACCTGAGGGGTAAGAACATAGAACATCACCTCTCTACCTGAAGGAGTAAGAACATAGAACATCACCTCTCTACCTGAAGGAGTAAGAACATAGAACATCACCTCTCTACCTGAAGGAGTAAGAACATAGAACATCACCTCTCTACCTGAAGGAGTAAGAACATAGAACATCACCTCTCTACCTGAAGAGGCAgcttaaacacacagacaacactgGTCTCCTGATTAGGACAAGATGTCTCAAAGAGGACTTACGGGATGTAAACTTGTCCACACAGAAGCTTCCGTCTTCCTGCTTCACCTGAACTCTGACTCGCCCTCTGAACTGCACGTCTCTGTTCCACTCTCTTGGATGCATTTTGTTCTGAAAAACACACGTTGTATTCAAATACACTTGTAATGTTCTTCACTGAGTGACCCCTGAAGAGCTTCTTCTTACCTCCACGTAGACATTGAGCCCGGCGGCCGTCAGCACGTCTCTGATCTCAGCGCAGGAAGGATTCTCTACTGCCTGCAGATAAACGGAAAAAACAGACCCTTTAGTGACTTTAATTGGAATAAACTTTATAGACTAAAATCCAAAGGAAGCGCAGACCAGCGGCTCGTATGAAAGGTTGACAAATCAAACGTCCACTAGCGACCAGCGGCTTGTTTACAAACAAAGATGGAGGCACCTTCTCTGCTGGGATCCTTCGTCCTTCAGCCAGAGTCTTCTTGCTGTTGATGTAGATCGGATAAACGCAGATGAACCTGGAACACATACAAAGTGTGAAATGATCCAGTTTAGAAGATAAACTCTTGAGtcgctgtgacctttgacctctccagTCCTGACTTCCTCCTACAGGAAGTGTAAAGACCCTCAGAGCTGGAGGGATGTGGTCCACGGTCTGCAGTGTTCTGATTGACTTTTTCCAGAGACCTTTGAACACATCTTTACAATATGGGAAGGTTTTTATAAAATCCTGCGACACAAGTCCTCAACTCATTGATGGATTATTCAGGTGACAGTAGTCTTAATCTTTAGTTGTCTATAAATAGCTGTTCAGATTGAGGTCTGAATTGGGCCTGAACCAGTAAACCTGCTCAGACGGGATTAAAGTCTCGTGGTGGTGTAGATTTGTGTGTCGTCTGCAGACTGAGAGCTTAGTTTCTTTCTGTGTATTTACAGACAAGGAGCAACTATAACATCAGAGAAATATGAAGTTAGATTTAAGATGATTAATCTGTATGATTTTACAAAGGATCAATTCTGAATTGGGTTTTACAGGAAGAGATGATTGATTttgataaaaacatgaaatcagtaTTGGGATTAGTGTGTATATTTCTaaatagattattatttttagcatttttagTTAACAGAAACAATTGAGTGACTGAAGGTAATACGCACGTATTTAACGTCATTCCGTTCTGATACACGTCACGCTAAGTGACCTCCACGGGCCAGACTTCGTGGGAAAACACAGCACTTCCAGCTTTGACACGGTTACACGCGTCTTTAAATCTCCACACATCACAAACTTTAATTTTGAAACGTTTTGGCAGTAATCGGGATTTATTCCGCTAAACAGAGACGTCGGTTTACGACAGTTAAACTAGTTGACGTTTCTCCCACAATCCCCTACTTCTCCTCAACGTCGCATGGTTACGTGAAGCGAAAACGTTCTAAAGTCCAGGGTTTTTGGAGATTTAAATCTAAACCCCAAAGTCAATGAATGCCGAGTTGAAGAGCGGCCCTTTAGCTCCACGATACAGACACGTGGAACGCGAGTCATGTTCGCAGATATAACGTTAAAGTTCTAATGTTTTGAGCAGGTGACTCGTGAGCGCACTGTTAGCATAGCTAGGCTACACGGACAGCCCCTGGAAGCACGCACCTCTCTTTGTCAGCGGGGTTTTGAGTGAGATGAGCCATGGTCGGAGGGTCGAGTCTTTATCGGATAAAACGACCAACGATGCGGGTTGATGCCGTAAAAACACGCCGCCATACGGCTGCTTCTCCCACACGGTAGTATCCGCCCCGCTAGCACGGGGACCGGCTGATAGCAGCAGACGTGTGTACGATTcatcttattcttcttcttcttcggtttGTTGGCGGACTTCAGACAACGTGGGAAGTTGTTACCGCCACCTACGGTGCGGAGGTATAGCCGCGTTCCTTTATGACCTTTTTAATGTAttgtagtatttatttattgtcattAGTTCGTTGATGACACCACTGTAGTGAGAATGATTACAAACACCGAGGGGAAATACGTTAGTTTAACTCGCAACGCGTTATGTAACGTTACCTCTGTCTATAAAGTCTCTGGCTCGGATAACCGCTTCTCATTGGCTTGTCTTTAGGGTTCACCCGCCTACCTTACTTCTACGCCTCCCCTGATTGGACCTGCCTTAAAGCGTCACAATAGCGACATCAGTTATTCGTTGTAGACTTTTGGCGGGGCGGAAGCGACttcttcaaaaataaaacaaaacaaaacgccGCAGAACCGTGAAACGAAAGAAGCGCCGTTCTGAGGATGGACGTCCGAGAGGCTCATGGCGACGTGGAGGCTATTTCCCAGAAACTGGACGAGTGAGTACTGCTAATCCCCTAGCTGACATTAGCATCAGTGCTAACTTTGCTATAGCTTTAGCCACGCTCATGCTAACTAGTTCCATGGGAATGAGTCAGAAACAAGAATCGATCCTGCTGTTACATGGGATTAAAATGGTGTTTGCGCAGATATTAACATCATTGTATTGCTATTAAGTAAAAGTACAAGTACATACATAATGAACTGAAGTGGAAAAGTGAGCTAATATATACgtttagaaagaaaaacaaatatgttgtATAGACTTTCTATTAATTATAAAGCAATTATAATCAAGTAAAAAGGTGCGATCCATTTCTCACATGGGTTCATCTCAATATATTTTCAGAAGATCAATATTCTACGTTAAAtccatgtaaatgtaaaagatcAATCAATCATTATCCACTCATGACCGCGCTGATTGATCTGCAGGCCCTTTGTACTGTTTTAATACGTTTAGTGCCGATAAGCTGATGCTTCTTGTGTACTTTAGTTATTTGTACATCACATGTGTGCGTAACCTTGAGCTTGTCTCTTCAGGTGTTTGTCAGTGGACTCGGACGACAAGATGACCACCTACCACAGGTACATCATTATTCTGTGAAATATTACATTGTCACGGTGTTAAATGTGTTCAGTACTTTAGATCTGTTTGTTCCTTTAATCGCCAAAACACCAAAAGGTGTCAAATTAACAACAAATCAAAGCTCCAATCAACAGTAAATATAAACATGGACAAAATATAACTTTTAGATCGGTTTTATTTCTACTGATACTAAATATTGGTTGATGATCCATATTAACAAAtattaattcaaaataaaaatataacatgTCTGTAGACTGTCAACGAATATTCCAAATTTGTATATATATTCGAATTGTTGTTGAAAACAGATTTACAAATGAatataatgaaaagaaacacgcagcagcactttatttcatgaataaaatCGACTAGAAGCTACGACGGCTTCATGCACTGCTTTGAGTTTTAAGTAAAGCTTTAAGTAAAAGTTCCATGTTTCCCAACGCACAGATTTCAATGTCGTACTCGATCAACTTCAATTATGTTAAGAATATTTGATCGGTTTTAACTGCAACACAACTTCTCTCcactaaaacattttattgttaaCTAACGTGAAAATAACAAACCTTAAccaaaatatgtatattatatataatgtttgactcttttaaaaaaagtttctcTGTACCAACGTGTTTGCTTTTCTAAAGATCACAATCACAGGTATTGGTAATGTATTCATTCTAAACTATAAATAACCAAGTGGTCTTTAATAAGGAGACAAACGGGTTTAGTGCTTTAATGACTTCAGATGAGAGCACCAAACTGCTCCATTAAACAGAGCTTCTCTCGATTGACCCCCGACGTCCGGTTTCTCCCCTTCAGATTGATTCTGGAAGCTAAGGATGCCGGCAGAGGAGGCGACATGAAGGAAGCGCTGAAGCTCTTCAAGCTGGCGTACAACATCCGGCAGAGCGAGAAGCTCAAAGGACGCATAAAGAAAATCGAGGAGCACCTCGCCCACAGCaactcggaggaggaggaggaggacgacgacttCGTGGACGTCAACGGCAGCGGCTTGATGCTCTTCAAGGAGCTGCATGACAAGCTGTACGACTACCAGCGGGACGGAGTGGCCTTCCTCTTCAGCCTCTACCGGGACGGGCGCAAGGGCGGGATCCTGGCGGACGACATGGGCCTGGGGAAGACCATCCAGgtcatctccttcctctcggGCATGTACGACTCGGAGCTGGCCAAGCACACCCTGCTGGTCATGCCCACGTCCCTCATAACCAACTGGACAAAGGAGTTCGCCAAGTGGACTCCAGGCATGCGGGTCAAGGAGTTCCACGGCACCGGCAAAGAGAGGACCTTGAATCTAGAGAGGGTCCAGAAGCGGAGCGGCGTGGTCCTCACCACCTACAACATGGTCATGAACAACTGGCAGCAGCTGTCGTCGCACAACGGCAGAGAGTTTAGGTGGGACTACGTCATCCTGGACGAGGCGCACAAGATCAAGAACACGTCCACCAAGTCGGCCAAGAGCGCCTACGCCATCCCGGCCAGGAACCGGGTCCTTCTCACGGGCACTCCGGTCCAGAACAACCTGAAGGAGATGTGGGCCCTGTTTGACTTTGCGTGCAACGGCACCCTGCTGGGCACGGCCAAAACCTTCAAGACCGAGTACGAGAACCCCATCACCCGGGCCAGGGAGAAGGACGCCACCCCCGGGGAAAAGGCCCTCGGGTGCCGGATGTCCGAGAACCTCATGACCATAATCCGACCGTACTTCCTCCGCAGGACCAAGGCGGAGGTGCAGAAGAACAAAGTGGACAGGGCAAAGCGGGAAGACCCAGATGGGCGAGTCCCGGAGGACTCTGGAGCCGTGATGCCGACGCTGAAGAGGAAGAACGACCTGATCGTCTGGACCTACCTGAGCTCCGTCCAGGAGGACATCTACAGGCAGTTCCTCTCTCTGGAGCACATCAAGGAGCTGCTCATGACCACGAGGTCGCCTCTTGCCGAACTGAACATCATGAAGAAGCTGTGCGACCACCCGAGGCTGTTCTCCCCCGCCGCCATAGCCAAGCTGGGCCTGGGGGAGAGTGAGGCCGAGGGTCAGCAGGGCGGCGACCCGGACCCGGACACGGGGAGCATCGCCAACGTCCCCGACGACACCCTGATCTCGGAGTCCGGGAAGCTGGTGTTCCTCATCGCTCTCCTGGAGCGGCTCCGGGGCGAAGGCCACCGCACGCTGGTCTTCGCCCACTTCAGGAAGGTGCTGGACATCCTCGAGCGCATCTTGGGCAACCGGGGCTTCAAGGTGGTGCGGCTGGACGGAACCATCACGCAGATCGCCCAGCGAGAGCAGCTCATCACCCGCTTCCAGACGGACCGGAGCTACTCCGTGTTCCTCCTCACCACCCAGGTGGGGGGCGTCGGCATCACCCTGACGGCGGCCGACCGGGTTGTGATCTACGACCCCAGCTGGAACCCGGCGACTGACGCGCAGGCGGTGGACCGGGCCTACCGCATCGGCCAGAAGGAGAACGTCGTCATCTATCGGCTGATCACCTGCGGCAcggtggaggagaagatctACAGGCGGCAGGTCTTCAAGGACTCCCTCATCCGGCAGAACACCGGGGACAAGAAGAACCCCTTCCGCTATTTCAGCAAgcaggagctgaaggagctcTTCATCCTGGAGGACACACggtcctcctccacccagctgcagctgcaggcccTGCACGCCCGGCACCGGCACACAGACCCCGAGCTGGACCAGCACATCGCCCACCTGCACGCCATGGAGATATTCGGCATCTCTGACCACGATCTCATGTTCTCCCTCGACGTCAACCACGGCGAGGAGGCGCCGGAGGACCAGGAGGCGCACCACTACATCGAGGGTCGGGTCCAGAAGGCCCAGGAGCTAATGAAGGCCGAGTCGGAGCTGCAGTTGCAGCTGGCGGAGAGCATGGCGTCCGGCACGGAGGCGGCGTGGCTCCGACAGCCGAGGATCAGCGAGCGGGAGCGGCCCCCCAAGGAGAGGAGTCCCTGTCCTTCCCTCCCGGACCGCGGGCTCAGCAGATCCCCCCCTGTTGTCGTGGAGTCGGACCGGTCCGGTTCTGACGACGTCATAGACCTCACGGCGGATGAAAGAACGTCAGAAGATCCGCCCGTTGTTCTGGGAGGAGCCCGAGAAGAGCGATCAGAGCAGAACCTGTCGGTGGACCGGGAGGAGAGGGACGCCTCCCTGGAGGAGGTGATTGAGGAGTCTCTGGTTGAAGAACCGATGGGCCGGTCGCTGGAGGCCATCCCGCCGGTCGATGGAGACGTCGCTCCGCCGCGGAACCAGAGGCTCTCGCTCCTGAAGCTGGAGACGGAGGCGTCGCCTTCTGGGACTGGCTCGGGACTCGAGTCCTTTGAGGGCAACTTCAacttggagctggaggagagcgaCGTGTCAGACGAGGTTCTGGATCCTCGGGACACCGATGAAGAGGAGCTGAAGCTGCTGTCCAAGCTGCAGTCGGAGGGAAGCTTCGACGTTTACAAATCGCTCTCAGAGAGTCGGCACCAAGAAGAACTCGGCCAGAGTCTGGACGAAATGGACCAGTCCGTCGTGGTCGCCAAGAAGAAGAGGGCCGCAGTGATTTATGACAGTGAAGAAGAGAACCCCGAAGACCACGAGGCTCCACTCAACAACTCCTTCCAGGTACTCGGAGCCTCCACCCCCAAATGTGGCCCCGCCGCTCCTCGGTCGAGAAAGAGCGTCGGAGGAAACACCTCAGTGGCCTCCCGCCGGTCCTTCATCATGTCCTTGATCCAGGACGTTGACCTCCGACCCACTGACgtagctgatgatgatgatgatgatgagctttCAGGAACGCGCCATGACGAAGAGGAAATTCTTGGTTCATCTCTTGATGAGCATCGGCGGGAGGACTCAGTGGAAGAGACATCAAATGAGGAGCAGGAGCCTGGACAGGAAGCGAGCAGTatcatggaggaagaggaggagtctggacaggaagtgagcagtatcatggaggaagaggaggagcctggacaggaagtgagcagtatcatggaggaagaggaggagcctggacaggaagtgagcagtatcatggaggaagaggaggagcctgcacaggaagtgaacagtatcatggaggaagaggaggagcctgcacaggaagtgaacagtatcatggaggaagaggaggagcctgcACAGGAAGTGAGCAATGAAAGCATATAAATTAttactgaaatgaaataaataaaaggtcagGGGTTAAGACTGGTTTGCTTACGGCCGTTTGGATCAAACAGCATTTACggtttttaatacatttcaaactCTTTAAAATAAGTTTGGGGTTTGTGAACATTTGTGAATATAACattttgcaaatgttttgaataaattgAGAATATATGCTGGTTGTTTAAGTTATTTAGCAAAATAATCCAAACCTGTTCATAATATATACAAAATCTTTGTAACAAAAACACCCAGACCTTTTCCTTTTAGAATGTCGACTGCCATTAAAAGGAGGATCTGAAAGTTATTGGAGGATGTGTTTTGCAGGTTAAAACCTGACAAAGTGACGTAAGCACATTCCTAAACAGACAGCAGAGCGTAGTGTGCAATAAACGCTGCCTCGTGGTGCTCAGCAATGTCTTGTGTTCACAGGAGCTGAGCTTCTTCTCGCTGGTCTCCAGAGGGAAGCAGAGCCGCAGCGAGGGGAACCTGCACGAGGCCTTGAGCTTCTTCCTGAGGGCCGTGGACCTGAAGCCTGGAGACCCTGAGGTCCAGCTCATGACCATCCAGCTGTACCGGAGGCTGAGCGAGAGGAGCTGAGGCTGCAGTTCttagaaagaaagagggaagagACATTAAACCAGTGGATTAGAATGAATACATAGAGAATATGCTGCTGGTGAGATTATTAATCAATAGTTACTTCAAGAAAAAGGTATATTTTAAGTGATTTAGAACGTTTTGTATTTGGGGAAATAatataaactatttatttagtttataaAAGTTACAGTTCATACAATCTCGTTTTTTGGGATGAACTTGCAACGGTTATTGTTGCAGACGCCTCATTGGCTGCCTGATGGATGCGTTTAAATACAGTGTCGGGACCTGCCGGCGGTGTTCCGGTGACGGCTGAACTGCATTCAAAGTAGCATCAAATTATAATAAAGTTATAGTGTTCGAGGGGGCGCTTGTTTTGCCCCTCTTTACGCCCGACGCAGGCGCAGTTAGAACTTTTCTTTCCAGCTCGTAGTTTTTTTTGACGTCATCAGAAAGCCATAACTGGCTCCACCGGTgagacttcaaaataaaagctcaactCAAATTTTGACGGAACAGAGTAGAGCCGGTTACTGTTTTTACATTAAGTTTGGTATGAACggatgcatttcattttaactTGCGGAAGAAGAGtggttttttctctttctctgtctattttttagttttagtgaAATGGACCAACATTATATAATTAATGATCAGTgctttaaaataaactaaagcACACTgtaattcaaataaatgaatgtgcgGGAATAAAAAGTGTgagaatatttatttatcaccATATAAATAATATTACAGGCTTATAGAggcacaaaatacatttatgtTAGCCTTTAAGCCtggtttatgcttctgcgttttcagagaaacgcaaggacacgcacacagagcctCTTGCGTGTTTGCGTGCGTCGACACATTGTTCTAAACTTGCATCAAAAGCTACGCGAGCTCGCGCAGCCCggaaggctgtgattggtctgctaaccgCATCCTTTACACACgtggtggtctggaggtgaaacGCTTTGCAACACGAGCAAACCTTTAGGAACCATGaagtgaaacgagtccgtcgacatAAGCCGCAGTTCAGCCTAGTCTCATTGTGCGGTTAACGAACGACTCTTACTTTGAAGGCCGTCCCCGGAAGCAGTGGATGTTTCCGCTCGCTTGTTTAAGGTTCTTATCGAGTTTACGAGGAGAGAAATATCTGTTCCGCTCTGTAAGCACGAGATTTACCGGAGCGGGAGGGCGGGTCCGCCAGAGGAGACGTCCTGACTCACAGCCCGTGTCTAAATTCACGGATTTGACCCCTGGGACTATAACGGGAGACATTCTGGATTCGACCGGTAgcgaagctaagctaagctaagctacatTTGATCCACCGCTGGCCGAGGTGACAGGAATGGCTCGGCCGAGAAAGAAAAGCTTTCCGGGTGTTTAGCACGATGCTCTGCGGCGGCAAGAACACGGTACGACCTACACGAGTCCAACCGGTATCATCCCAACAAGCGCGGGGAACAGTGTGAGCCGGTGACATCTacagaggagaagatgaagatgaagatgatgggaGGCAgagtggagctgctggaggtcttcTGTCTGCTGCTGATGAGCGGAAACACACTGTGcacaggtgaggaggaagagtaCTCTATGCTACTactgactctacttctgtgtagtgaccagcagggggcgactcctctgctcccatagacgtctatgaggaaatgactctacttctgtgtagtgaccagcagggggcgactcctctgctcccatagacgtctatgaggaaatgactctacttctgtgtagtgaccagcagggggcgactcctctgctcccatagacgtctatgaggaaatgactacttctgtgtagtgaccagcagggggcgactcctctgctcccatagacgtctatgaggaaatgactctacttctgtgtagtgaccagcagggggcgactcctctgctcccatagacgtctatgaggaaatgactctacttctgtgtagtgaccagcagggggcgactcctctgctcccatagacgtctatgaggaaatgactctacttctgtgtagtgaccagcagggggcgactcctctgctcccatagacgtctatgaggaaatgactctacttctgtgtagtgaccagcagggggcgactcctctgctcccatagacgtctatgaggaaatgactctacttctctcttgatttattccctcagtaaacattgtaaacatgagtttatggtctcagtctctagtttcaagtctttttcaatgcagcatgatgttcatttagtgaatgatggtcttTATCATACAACAAACAAGATGACGTTGTGTTGTCCACATGTTCTTTTCATTGAACCTTCAGCTTTACATCGACACAAGTTacatacactgtgtgtgtgtgtgtgtgtgtgtgtgtgtgtgtgtgtttacgtctTGTTAAGCcgctttgctttcagcagctctgacactgacaggaagtaaacccTGTTTAACCCTGCAGCCTGACggccagtgtgtgtctgtttgtgagcAGAGGATCCACAGACAGGAACACTCTGAATCAACATCAGTGTCACATTtactggaaacacacacacacacacagagacactccCTGTTTCCTGGTGACTcactctgggtttttttttcttctgactgAACAAATCAGCGTTTCCACTTGTCGACAAACTCTcagtcctgtctgtctctgacctggacgttagcgtgttagcatgttagcatgttagcatgtcagCAAAGACTTGTGAAACAAGGACTTTGTCCCACAAACTCTCCATAAACTTGAGTCTGGGGCTGCATTCAAAGAGTCCATTAATGACTTTAAAGACTTCCTAACAtctattccttgacctctggaAAATAAACCGGGGTCAAGAaaagatggttaggagagtTGATGAGGAGTTAGGAGCTAGGAAAAGACAGCATTCTGTTAAGCTAACGGTTGCGTTTCTACATCATGATCGTTATTTCTCCTGGACGGACCAATGATGCGTCACTATTTAAACATTGTGGCACAGAGTTATCTCCTTTAGTGaaggagggttagggttaggtaagCACTGCTCAGTGAGGAAGCATCAAGGCTCCTTTCCTTTAGTAATGAATAGATTTACCAAAACCCAAACAGAGCCacgttgtgttggtgcatctctgatCTCTGGTTGCTCCTCCTGTGtcgctcttttctgtgttttcatgcagcagcagagttacttcttgttttgTCagttgtacccagcatgcagttcagcGGGGTCAttattataaatgtacaattattagtattacaaaatgtgtctaaagttgtggtgttttacc includes:
- the ercc6l gene encoding DNA excision repair protein ERCC-6-like isoform X3, which gives rise to MDVREAHGDVEAISQKLDECLSVDSDDKMTTYHRLILEAKDAGRGGDMKEALKLFKLAYNIRQSEKLKGRIKKIEEHLAHSNSEEEEEDDDFVDVNGSGLMLFKELHDKLYDYQRDGVAFLFSLYRDGRKGGILADDMGLGKTIQVISFLSGMYDSELAKHTLLVMPTSLITNWTKEFAKWTPGMRVKEFHGTGKERTLNLERVQKRSGVVLTTYNMVMNNWQQLSSHNGREFRWDYVILDEAHKIKNTSTKSAKSAYAIPARNRVLLTGTPVQNNLKEMWALFDFACNGTLLGTAKTFKTEYENPITRAREKDATPGEKALGCRMSENLMTIIRPYFLRRTKAEVQKNKVDRAKREDPDGRVPEDSGAVMPTLKRKNDLIVWTYLSSVQEDIYRQFLSLEHIKELLMTTRSPLAELNIMKKLCDHPRLFSPAAIAKLGLGESEAEGQQGGDPDPDTGSIANVPDDTLISESGKLVFLIALLERLRGEGHRTLVFAHFRKVLDILERILGNRGFKVVRLDGTITQIAQREQLITRFQTDRSYSVFLLTTQVGGVGITLTAADRVVIYDPSWNPATDAQAVDRAYRIGQKENVVIYRLITCGTVEEKIYRRQVFKDSLIRQNTGDKKNPFRYFSKQELKELFILEDTRSSSTQLQLQALHARHRHTDPELDQHIAHLHAMEIFGISDHDLMFSLDVNHGEEAPEDQEAHHYIEGRVQKAQELMKAESELQLQLAESMASGTEAAWLRQPRISERERPPKERSPCPSLPDRGLSRSPPVVVESDRSGSDDVIDLTADERTSEDPPVVLGGAREERSEQNLSVDREERDASLEEVIEESLVEEPMGRSLEAIPPVDGDVAPPRNQRLSLLKLETEASPSGTGSGLESFEGNFNLELEESDVSDEVLDPRDTDEEELKLLSKLQSEGSFDVYKSLSESRHQEELGQSLDEMDQSVVVAKKKRAAVIYDSEEENPEDHEAPLNNSFQVLGASTPKCGPAAPRSRKSVGGNTSVASRRSFIMSLIQDVDLRPTDVADDDDDDELSGTRHDEEEILGSSLDEHRREDSVEETSNEEQEPGQEASSIMEEEEESGQEVSSIMEEEEEPGQEVSSIMEEEEEPGQEELSFFSLVSRGKQSRSEGNLHEALSFFLRAVDLKPGDPEVQLMTIQLYRRLSERS